One Coffea arabica cultivar ET-39 chromosome 5c, Coffea Arabica ET-39 HiFi, whole genome shotgun sequence DNA window includes the following coding sequences:
- the LOC113689021 gene encoding uncharacterized protein, translating to MFNIPGCPRNLQNMEMCNRTGVRKYKKSAFPRLRWTQELHEHFIEAVEHLGGKHKATPKGIVQMMGVSGLQMSHVKSHLQMYRNMKKRATINLVVPMKLHEEETQDAVVWSLTRKVRKDQEGPPKERKEPESSITCKSRGENETINQRDPLLNFQVIQGDTSCFYASKESENGIFDFLQSIAECGKKGNLWSSSNRLISQSSASSDSLDLLQQSSKDSHVNLDLTISS from the exons ATGTTCAACATTCCTGGATGTCCAAGAAACCTGCAGAATATGGAGATGTGTAATAGAACGGGCGTCAGGAAGTATAAGAAATCGGCTTTTCCGCGTCTCCGGTGGACGCAGGAGCTTCATGAGCACTTCATTGAAGCTGTAGAACACCTTGGTGGAAAGCACA AAGCAACGCCAAAGGGAATCGTGCAAATGATGGGTGTAAGCGGACTTCAGATGTCTCATGTCAAAAGTCATCTGCAG ATGTATAGAAATATGAAGAAGAGGGCCACTATTAACCTAGTGGTACCTATGAAGCTGCATGAGGAGGAGACCCAAGATGCTGTAGTTTGGTCCCTTACCAG GAAAGTTCGCAAAGACCAAGAAGGACCAccaaaagaaaggaaggaacCCGAAAGCTCGATCACTTGCAAAAGCAGAGGGGAAAACGAAACTATTAATCAAAGGGATCCTTTACTCAATTTCCAG GTCATACAAGGTGATACAAGTTGTTTCTATGCGTCAAAAGAAAGTGAGAAtggaatttttgactttttacaaTCCATTGCTGAATGCGGAAAAAAGGGGAACTTGTGGTCCTCTAGTAATCGTCTAATCTCGCAGTCCAGTGCCTCGAGCGACTCTTTGGACCTTCTTCAGCAGTCTAGCAAGGACAGTCATGTTAACTTGGACTTGACTATCTCGTCATGA